One genomic window of Desulfurococcus mucosus DSM 2162 includes the following:
- a CDS encoding RsmB/NOP family class I SAM-dependent RNA methyltransferase, protein MQRLRVYDIYREIYVEPSRQAVELALEYGYLPYMVQRYIDMLGPREAVELLEAFEKPVRQVVRANTLLVEPGELKTRLESLGFRLEEIPWAPGSFWVAEAPRSPSIGSTHEYLKGFYYVHRDATSLIPVLLLLGDGYKGDVLDACAAPGGKATFTAQILKERGGGTVYANDYVLYRLKSLIGHVLRMKLDNIVVTWGNAAELPGRVGRRFKRILLDAPCSGEGRISVDPGRKTRTSILDLAIMVKREVELLGSLIDMLDEEGVIAYSTCSIAPEENEYVVAKILESRRDVEVADPGPLPFNHSRWLTSYRSMEYPRELEKCIRIWPHRHGLFGFTTCLLKRVGA, encoded by the coding sequence TTGCAGCGTCTAAGGGTTTACGACATATATAGGGAGATATACGTGGAGCCATCGAGGCAGGCAGTAGAGCTAGCATTGGAGTACGGGTACCTCCCCTACATGGTGCAGAGATACATCGACATGCTGGGACCCCGGGAGGCCGTGGAGCTCCTTGAAGCATTTGAGAAACCGGTTAGACAGGTTGTCAGGGCCAACACGCTGCTGGTTGAACCAGGAGAGCTGAAGACAAGGCTTGAATCCCTCGGCTTCCGCCTCGAGGAGATACCGTGGGCCCCGGGCTCCTTCTGGGTGGCTGAGGCACCCAGGAGCCCGAGCATAGGTTCAACCCACGAGTACCTGAAGGGGTTCTACTATGTTCACAGGGATGCAACAAGCCTGATACCCGTACTACTCCTCCTAGGCGACGGCTACAAGGGGGATGTACTAGATGCCTGTGCAGCCCCGGGTGGTAAAGCAACCTTTACAGCGCAAATCCTCAAGGAGCGCGGGGGAGGCACAGTGTACGCCAACGACTACGTGCTCTACAGGTTGAAGTCCCTCATAGGGCACGTCCTGAGGATGAAGCTCGACAACATAGTGGTGACCTGGGGGAACGCAGCAGAGCTCCCCGGCAGGGTTGGAAGGAGGTTTAAAAGAATACTCCTAGACGCCCCCTGCAGCGGCGAGGGGAGGATCTCCGTGGACCCCGGGCGTAAGACGAGGACAAGCATACTTGACCTCGCCATCATGGTTAAAAGAGAGGTGGAGCTGCTTGGAAGCCTGATAGACATGCTCGACGAGGAAGGCGTGATAGCGTACTCCACGTGTAGCATTGCCCCTGAGGAAAACGAGTACGTTGTCGCCAAGATCCTTGAGTCGAGGAGAGACGTGGAGGTCGCTGACCCCGGCCCCCTGCCCTTCAACCACAGCAGGTGGTTGACTAGCTACAGGTCAATGGAGTACCCGCGGGAACTCGAGAAGTGCATCAGGATATGGCCCCATAGGCATGGATTATTCGGGTTCACTACATGCCTCCTCAAGAGGGTTGGAGCTTGA
- a CDS encoding 2-oxoacid:acceptor oxidoreductase family protein produces the protein MIEIRWHGRGGQGAWTASNIVAMAAALEGKHVQSFPAFGPERSGAPMLSFTRISDEPIEVHSMIYEPDVAVVLDYTLLSPSIVSGLKKGGTIVTNYAGTVDQVLGKLGVRRGGDYKVILVPASKLALEILRANITNTAMIGGLLRHGGIVKWESVEKAVKARFKGPVAEKNISLIKRAYEESLEV, from the coding sequence ATGATTGAGATAAGGTGGCATGGTAGAGGCGGGCAGGGGGCTTGGACGGCCAGTAACATCGTGGCTATGGCGGCTGCACTGGAGGGGAAGCATGTCCAGAGCTTCCCGGCGTTCGGCCCGGAGAGGTCGGGTGCACCGATGCTCTCCTTCACTAGGATTAGTGATGAACCAATAGAAGTACACAGCATGATATACGAGCCCGATGTAGCCGTTGTACTCGACTACACGCTTCTCTCGCCCTCAATAGTGAGCGGCTTGAAGAAGGGAGGTACCATTGTAACAAACTACGCTGGTACAGTCGACCAGGTACTGGGGAAGCTGGGTGTGAGGAGAGGCGGCGACTACAAGGTGATACTGGTGCCCGCGTCGAAGCTGGCGCTCGAGATACTGAGGGCGAACATAACTAACACTGCGATGATAGGCGGGCTGCTCAGGCATGGAGGCATCGTTAAATGGGAGAGCGTTGAGAAAGCAGTGAAAGCCAGGTTTAAAGGTCCAGTCGCCGAGAAGAACATCTCGTTGATAAAGAGGGCGTACGAGGAGTCGCTGGAGGTGTAG
- a CDS encoding dicarboxylate/amino acid:cation symporter, which produces MTKPPRSGAYRFLAVILAAFLLGLLAGYLVSSFAPKETASATASWLKALGDVFVRLIRIVIPLLILFTIAAATSSIASARKLGRILAWMLILYIGTSILAATWGVLGGVFFKPGEGIGLQVPKDYKPPTPPSGVDLLLSFFQPDFSNLLTVSGSMTMIIFAILLGVAAVLMGEPGRRVASGLSLLSSLMVKFVSVVMYYAPVAVFSYSAWLMISYGPAMLGAYARFLGVQYGFTLMHFFIVYSIIVYVGGLNPLKYFKAQLTPFLVAFTTRSSAVTLPFNMEAARKMGIPDEVFEITLPVGATVNMDGTALYQALSALFIAQLFGISLTPGQLGMAIMAAVIGSVATAAIPGGGTIMLAYVLSVLGLPLEGVGIMLVVDPLADAVRTAVNASGDNACTVLISRLTGYRLNPPQV; this is translated from the coding sequence ATGACTAAGCCTCCGCGAAGCGGTGCCTACAGGTTCCTAGCCGTGATCCTTGCCGCATTCCTCCTAGGATTGCTCGCCGGCTACCTTGTGAGCAGTTTCGCACCTAAGGAGACTGCTTCAGCCACTGCTTCATGGCTTAAAGCCCTTGGGGACGTGTTCGTCAGGTTGATCAGGATAGTTATCCCGCTACTCATATTGTTCACCATAGCTGCTGCAACCTCCTCCATAGCCAGTGCGAGGAAGCTTGGAAGAATACTTGCATGGATGCTGATCCTCTATATTGGTACATCGATCCTGGCCGCTACATGGGGCGTCCTCGGCGGAGTCTTCTTCAAGCCCGGCGAGGGAATAGGACTCCAGGTGCCCAAAGACTATAAGCCTCCGACCCCGCCGAGCGGGGTGGACCTGCTTCTCTCATTCTTCCAGCCCGACTTCAGTAACCTGCTCACGGTCTCAGGCTCCATGACGATGATTATTTTCGCGATACTGCTCGGCGTGGCAGCCGTCCTAATGGGGGAGCCAGGTAGAAGGGTTGCCTCAGGGCTTTCACTCCTCTCAAGCCTCATGGTTAAATTCGTCTCCGTGGTAATGTACTATGCACCGGTCGCCGTTTTCAGCTACTCAGCCTGGCTGATGATATCCTATGGGCCAGCCATGCTGGGCGCGTACGCCAGGTTCCTGGGCGTGCAGTACGGGTTCACATTGATGCACTTCTTCATAGTATACTCTATCATAGTGTACGTGGGCGGGTTGAATCCATTAAAGTACTTTAAGGCGCAGCTAACACCATTCCTAGTAGCATTTACAACCCGTTCATCAGCCGTAACCTTGCCGTTCAACATGGAGGCAGCGAGGAAGATGGGTATTCCCGACGAGGTATTCGAGATAACCCTCCCAGTGGGGGCAACAGTCAACATGGATGGCACAGCGCTATACCAGGCGTTAAGCGCGCTCTTCATAGCGCAACTATTCGGCATAAGTCTCACACCGGGTCAACTAGGCATGGCTATCATGGCCGCCGTCATAGGCTCCGTTGCCACGGCAGCCATACCTGGTGGAGGCACAATAATGCTGGCGTACGTGCTCTCCGTGCTGGGCCTGCCGCTTGAAGGCGTTGGAATAATGCTTGTCGTAGACCCCTTGGCCGATGCAGTGAGAACCGCTGTGAATGCTTCTGGAGACAATGCGTGCACAGTGCTCATTTCAAGGCTAACAGGGTATAGGCTTAACCCACCGCAGGTATAG
- a CDS encoding inorganic phosphate transporter — translation MDPVVLAGFIGAFMLAWIDGANNAANSIGTVIGARALPVRRALLIASFFELAGGVVYGEYISSTLASRVVDTSNLPPRVAAVGFASALIVSFIIVFAATRRRIPFSISIVMVGAVAGVGLAAGVEHVNTVLISELFALWILIPLISILAGYTYYRLYSYLRSRRSLYAKTFLPLLLLYASFTVSAVYMAIPGHLLSDPLILGTITLLLAAPLASLLLYLYRVLHREVLEESEVDAVVGRFNRRMLIASSAILAFTHGGHDVANAAAPLMVILESTGVNHTGSQLLILAYSSLGISTGVLSWGASVARTIGEEITVLNPESALVANIAGAQTTLVVTRLGLPSSMVGIVVGSIIGVGLARGVSGINTRLFARMLSYWYAGFTVAALATYTATRILAPV, via the coding sequence ATGGATCCAGTGGTTTTAGCTGGTTTCATAGGGGCGTTTATGCTTGCATGGATTGATGGAGCGAACAACGCAGCCAACAGTATAGGCACGGTTATAGGTGCACGGGCGCTCCCCGTGAGGAGGGCTCTCTTAATAGCATCCTTCTTCGAGCTGGCGGGTGGAGTAGTCTACGGGGAGTATATATCATCAACGCTTGCCTCCAGGGTCGTGGACACGTCAAACCTGCCTCCAAGGGTTGCAGCAGTAGGGTTCGCCTCCGCGCTGATTGTTTCATTCATCATAGTGTTTGCTGCAACCAGGAGGCGTATACCGTTCAGTATAAGCATAGTGATGGTGGGTGCGGTTGCAGGCGTCGGCTTAGCAGCCGGCGTTGAACACGTTAACACCGTGTTGATCTCCGAGTTGTTCGCCCTATGGATCCTGATACCCCTTATAAGCATCCTAGCAGGATACACCTACTACAGGCTTTACAGCTACCTCCGCTCCAGGAGAAGCCTCTATGCTAAGACATTCCTCCCCCTCCTATTACTCTACGCCTCATTCACGGTCTCAGCAGTCTACATGGCGATCCCCGGGCACCTCCTCAGCGACCCCCTTATACTGGGCACTATAACACTGCTCCTCGCAGCACCCCTCGCCTCCCTGCTCCTCTACCTTTACAGAGTGCTCCACAGAGAAGTCCTGGAAGAGTCAGAGGTTGACGCTGTGGTAGGCAGGTTCAACAGGAGGATGCTCATAGCTTCCTCAGCAATACTCGCGTTCACACACGGCGGCCACGACGTAGCCAACGCGGCTGCACCGCTAATGGTGATCCTTGAGTCGACTGGAGTGAACCACACCGGTAGCCAGCTACTCATACTAGCGTATTCATCACTCGGCATAAGCACAGGGGTTCTCTCATGGGGGGCCAGCGTGGCTAGAACCATAGGTGAAGAGATCACGGTGTTAAACCCGGAGTCAGCCCTAGTGGCCAACATCGCTGGAGCCCAGACAACGCTCGTTGTAACAAGGCTCGGGCTCCCGAGCAGCATGGTCGGCATAGTGGTGGGCTCGATAATAGGCGTCGGGCTAGCGAGAGGCGTCTCCGGGATAAACACCAGGCTCTTCGCGAGGATGCTATCATACTGGTACGCCGGCTTCACCGTTGCCGCACTCGCCACCTACACCGCCACAAGGATCCTGGCCCCCGTCTAG
- a CDS encoding DUF72 domain-containing protein, whose protein sequence is MEVYVGTSGWLYEWNEGASLEWYAEESGLNAVELNASFYRFPFRNQVASWSRKGRRLRWSIKVHRSITHLRRLDEKALETWGRFHGVFNPMEGLIDFYLFQMPPGFTCHSSNLERVDRFHEASGLGPRMAVEFRHESCFNEEVAEWGRRKGIVVVSIDAPIASWIVESGGVVYLRMHGRTTWYGHEYTEEELRGIAEKILSLNPVKAYVFFNNNHWMLENARSLLRILGA, encoded by the coding sequence TTGGAGGTATATGTTGGCACCAGTGGCTGGCTCTACGAGTGGAATGAGGGAGCCTCCCTTGAATGGTATGCTGAGGAAAGCGGGTTGAACGCGGTTGAGTTGAATGCAAGCTTCTACAGATTCCCCTTCAGGAACCAGGTGGCCTCGTGGAGCAGGAAAGGCAGGAGGCTCAGGTGGAGCATCAAGGTGCATAGATCTATAACGCACCTCAGGAGGCTCGATGAGAAGGCGCTTGAGACATGGGGCAGGTTCCACGGGGTCTTCAACCCCATGGAGGGCTTAATCGACTTCTACCTGTTCCAAATGCCCCCCGGGTTCACATGTCACAGCAGTAACCTGGAGAGGGTTGATAGATTCCATGAGGCATCAGGCCTAGGCCCCCGGATGGCCGTGGAATTCAGGCATGAATCCTGCTTCAACGAGGAGGTGGCTGAATGGGGTAGGAGGAAGGGTATAGTGGTTGTATCCATTGACGCACCCATAGCCTCATGGATCGTTGAGAGCGGTGGAGTAGTCTACTTGAGGATGCATGGGAGAACCACGTGGTACGGCCACGAGTACACTGAGGAGGAGCTCCGCGGGATCGCTGAGAAAATACTCTCGTTGAACCCGGTGAAAGCATACGTCTTCTTCAACAACAACCACTGGATGCTTGAGAACGCGCGTTCACTGCTAAGAATACTCGGGGCGTAG
- a CDS encoding 4Fe-4S binding protein: MSEPRGWRSLPMGGVAYRLSTDVKTGDWRALKPVVDHGKCTKCMICWLFCPDMAIVWDGEKIQVNLDYCKGCGICAHECPVKAISMVPEFEEV, from the coding sequence ATGAGTGAGCCTAGAGGGTGGAGAAGCCTACCAATGGGCGGAGTAGCCTACAGGCTGTCAACGGATGTGAAGACGGGTGACTGGCGTGCTTTGAAACCAGTGGTAGACCACGGCAAGTGCACTAAGTGCATGATCTGCTGGCTCTTCTGCCCGGATATGGCGATCGTATGGGACGGGGAGAAGATACAGGTGAACCTGGACTACTGTAAGGGCTGCGGTATCTGTGCACACGAATGCCCCGTGAAGGCTATATCAATGGTTCCAGAGTTCGAGGAGGTGTAG